In the genome of Impatiens glandulifera chromosome 6, dImpGla2.1, whole genome shotgun sequence, the window AttttattcacgcgttttagatgaaacgcgtgaatggcaATTCGCGTTTTTCAATTTACGTGAATTCCcatccacgcgtttcatctaaaatgcgttgatcaactcacgcgtttttagatgaaacgcgtggatgGGAATTCGCGtctttaatcttatatattacttttcggccctaatttaaaacaaaacctccccgattctccctcccactccgacttccaaaaccacgtcttctcaactgtcgacttccttcaacatagatcaagatcatcgttcctcaacatcgttcctcgtccaacatcATCGACTTTCCACCGTCTATTCGACATCATCGTATTTTTCCGCCGTCTCTTCGACATATTCCGGTGAGTTTAGGGCTTtaagggttagggttaggttttagAAGTGTATTATgccgtttatattgatttatattgatgtatttagggtttagggtttggttctggtttcgtttatgtgtgtaaatgcttttagggtatatgacgagtattgtatcaatgttcttattctgcatgcatgcatttcacgtttattcattcatttctcgtttaagaaatgGCATTTCCAtgtttgttatgttcttgtgaagaaatggtatttttgtgttttctttgactgtgtaggcttagggtttaacttttgctgCTTTACTGCTTAATTTTCGTCTGTTCTTATTCTGCTTTACTGCTTTACGTTTAATAGAATGTCAATGAGACAGGATGAGTTGTTGATTtaagaaatgacacatcatatgcttaatgtatttagaactgtccattactgcaccttaatgtattactgcacctttactgcaccttaatgtattaagaaatttgcaagcatttctcaatggttaattcgatttgcttattcccatcttcttccttgttttgtagatggagtccactataatacccgagtttgctgggagggtatccttgaaaaccaatatgggaaatattgcgGCCAAGTTTGCGaagatgaatctaactgaaagggtagaggaaacccaattcagattcttattcaaagggaacccgttactgcgtttctcaggaacgattatacaccacatgctcctcaggaagtccaactcaaattctatggagatgaagttccttgtgaatggagaagagttgtgcttcgggatgagggagtttgcattggttacaggtctcaattttgggagattccctgcggagcaaacaattttcaactaggttgaagaatctccaactttggttcttaaatattttaaacgtattacacttattagaatagcagaccttcattcaaaattcctgtcctgctctgatagggaagatgcatggaaattggggttggtataccttgtttcccattatctctttgcccttgacccgaagaggataataaatatgaaactcttcagcatggtcgatgacatcgacaccttcctcaattttccatggggaaaggtggcctttagagcaaccatgaagggtttgaccaaagaccttgatcgctacaggaagctatatctgcagaagaagaatgccgcctcggggaagaagaacaaagacaaagacaaagatgtcgatgtttcttataccgtatatgggttcgcactagccttacaagtgtggacttatgaggtgatccaaacgtttgtccccaatcttgcaattaaaacgacgcttcaaacggaagagcctgtctgcccaaggataatacagtacaaatcaaagaggaagagaactgcctctgatcttcacactgccctacaaggcaagattgttaagaaaatggaattgtctgaagaagagaagatcttatatgctggggatgactttgatgatatgggaggtaatgtttatgatgtcttttttgatcttgactgcagaaagatgaaatttggagatattaatgatggagttcctcataaaaaaactgtcatgaggaagaaaagacaaattactccagCCAAAGTCAAACCTTCCACGAGAAGAACaacccgcaaccctacccctagcaccagcaccagcaccagcagctcttattctgtcgagagcgccacgagtagaaaagacgaagacgaagacgaagaatcctctcccccaactccaacagcaacaactccccaggatagatgtagattggatgaactttcgaaggagctaaatgaattcaaaactgaaatgagaaacGAAATAACTCTaatcaaaactgaaatgagaaatgaaataattatcattaaacgGATGTTTAACCAACTACAACAAGACTTTGGCATATTATCAGCCACACAAggggagaaaaagaaggagaatgatgaagaaaaggaCGAGGAAGATTTTGAGGTGAACACTGAGGTATGAGCttgaatgatgataaatttcGTGTATTTgacatttcttgcatttggtctaattaaaggatttattcttttttgtaggatgggaagGGAGACAATGttgtgctgattttggagaaagacaatgttgggcttgtggaggagaatgaagttgaggtatgcatttcttgcatttggtgcatttcttgcatttggtgcatttcttgcatttggtgcatttcttgcatttggactaattgaaggcttttctgttttttgtaggatggacaggaggaagaaattgttgggctcttggagaaagacaatgttgggcttggggaggagaatgaagttgaggtatgtatttcttgcatttcttgcatttcttgcatttcttgcatttggtgcatttcttgcatttggtgcatttcttgcatttggtgcatttcttgcatttggactaattaaatacttttctgttttttgtaggatggacaggaggaagaaattgttgggCTCTTGGAGAAAAACAAAGTTGGGCttggggaggacaatgaaaatgaagatcaTGATTTGTTGAACGAAAAaatatcgaggtatgcatttcttgcatttggtgcatttcttgcatttggtgcatttcttgcatttggtgcatttcttgcatttggtgcatttcttgcatttggactaattgaaggcttttccgttttttgtaggatgggccgttgttggagatggacAATCTTGGGCctgtggaggagaagacagatgAAGATGGTAAATTGaatatcgaggtatgcatttcttgcatttggtgcatttcttgcatttggtgcatttctcgcaCTTTgcatatttcttgcatttggactaattgaaggcttttttgttttttgtaggatgggccgttgttggagatggacAATGTTGGGactttggaggagaagacagatgaagatggtgaattgaatatcgaggtatgcatttcttgcatttggtgcatttctcgcaCTTTgcatatttcttgcatttggactaattgaaggcttttctgttttttgtaggatgggacGTTGTTGGAGATGGACAATTTTGGGactttggaggagaagacagatgaagatggtgaattgaatatcgaggatgggcttttgttggagATAGACCCTGGGAATGTTGAGGAAGctgtggaggagcaggtggagaagcaggtggatgagcaggtggaagagaaggtggaagagaaggtggaggataatgaagatgaggtatgcatttcttgcatttggtgcatttcttgcagtttgcctatttcttgcatttggactaattgaagacttttctgttttttgtaggatgggcttttgttggagAAAGACCCTGGGAATGTTGAGGAGGCTGATGGGAAATCCGATGCTGGGAATGTTGAAGAAGTTGTGgaggagaaggtggaagagaaggtggaggataatgaagatgaggtggacgatgatttcgttgtgcagaggggtaggaagggggtgcaaaggggtaggaagggggtgcagaggggtagtaAGGTGGTGCATAGGGATAGGaaggtggtgcagaagaaggtggacgatcatttcgttgtgcagaagaaggtagagaagaaggaggacaagcagatagatgaggatgtggaggtactggaagatgcatcccacgtcctatttaagagaaagaggacggCGTCGAAAGCTGTACTTAGTCCCTACATCATCCCTCGTccaagaaagaagacgattgtTGTCGATCCTATGTCGACTTGTAATGAGCAACTGAAGAAAGAGTTCAAGAAAGAATTTGCGAAAGGGGCTAAATTTAAAGACATCCAACTCTCTAATGGCACTGGAGACCTTAAGTTCTTCACTACAATTCTGAGGTTAAATAAGTGGCTAACTGATGTGGAGATGAATGCCGCAATTTGTCTGCTAAGAGCAAGAGCATTTGCCTACCCTAAGACGTACCCGGCAGATTTCACCATCTTAGATTGCCAGTTTGGCCCTTTGATTACTTCATACTATGACGATTTTGTTGCTAACTCGGTTGATCCAAAAAAACTAGCTGGCCATACTTTCGCTGAAATCATTTACCACTACTACTGgggtagagaagataaacataagcccggttggagcagtgttgatgttatttacttccccctcaacctcaacaacctacactgggtactgtgtgttattcgattgtaagaatggagaattgatgtttatgattgcgatcagaCAATTTACAATGACGTCGAATTTGGAAAATCCATGAAAGCCATTTGTGAGATGATTGCGATCAGACaaaatacttcgatatacataggaaacagaataatatacatcaaaaccaaaccttaaaccctaaatacaccaatattcatgaatataaacggtataatatacatcaaaacataaccctaaacctaaatacatcaatatatatataggaaacggcataaaatacatcaaaaccaaaccctaaacctaaatacatacatatccatgaatataaacagtataatataaatcgaaacctaaacctaaaccttaagccctaaactgacctgatgatgttgaagaacgatgatgttggaaggatcCCGATGATGTTGGAGGAAtcccgatgatgttgaggaacgatgatgttgaggaaggatgatcttgatcgatgttgaaggaagtcggAATGGAAAGTCGGCAGTCggggtgggagggagaatcAATCGcggaggttttgttttaaattagggcaaaaagttatatataagattaaagaCGCGAATTCAcatccacgcgtttcatctaaaaacgcgtgagttgatcaacgcgttttagatgaaacgcgtggatgGGAATTCACGTAAATTGAAAAACGCGAATTGTCATTCACGCgattcatctaaaacgcgtgaatgaAATCGCGCGATTTAATCTGAATCGCGTGAATTGTAATTCGCGTCAATGAGCGTAAAATCTGGCGCCCGAAgggtatttctgacatttcgcagggcaaaagggccctttttgccaacattagcGGGCGCAGGtcttttttggaatttcccctgttatgggggccatttcatcaaatttcccgactaaattatgattttaaatctCTTTAAGGATACAATTCAAAGTTAATTCAAAGTTGAGATGCTAAAATTCGAGTATCAAATTATTCCAACCAAACCAGATATACACACCCaaactactaattaattaacatattagGGATAGAGAATTTGTGAAAAGGAATGAGATAGGcttgttttaaatgttttttttttaattaaatttagttttctctcttttttttcctttaatcaTTCCAatctttttcattattttatttttttatttaaaattttattttatttttattaatttttctgaattttaaattattaaattctatTATTCAGCGacacttcataatttttaacaaCAGTGAGGACTTAAATGTCTCAAAACTCATTCtacctaaataaatttatctatattttatacAGATTTTCTATCactttaaccaaaataaatcaaataaacctATTTAAGACAGGTCAGTAATGTGactaaaaaaagaatataaaggGTGAGGAATTATCTCCCTAATTtcctcttttaaattttaatctctCCATAATTTCTCTAAaataatatactaaattaaatatttatatttgattttttatattttactaaacgaaatatatttacattagaTGTTTTTATGAAcccaactttaatttatttttaatttaatcagcctaattttttttcttctaaaaatataacttaataaatgtccataaataatgtttattttaataaataagacagtaaaaaaaaaagtataaaagttaaatataaatataatttcaaataatacttTTACTTAGTATTTTTTTAGTGTTCAGATCGAAATCTATTCTACAAAACTACCCAaaactaaatatgttaaataataatgaCACGGAACTCTTTCATTTAGACTTTGTAAATGGGATACATACAAAGAGAAAAGGAAGAATAAATATGTCAGATTGATTAAGCTACAAGATCCTATCCTACATCTTATCACACCCTAATAGTTGAAAGATACTAAACCGAGGTTTCGTTTGTTTTGGATATCTCCGGGACCTCAGCAGGAGCTGGAGCGGGAGCAAGAGCCTCGGGTTCTAGGGCTTGTTTTGGGGGGATCGCCACACCGCTGTTCATTCTTGCTCGTGCCTCTGCAAACATTCTCTGTTGCTCGGCCAATGCTTGTTCTTCTGTCATATCTGCAACATTGTTCCATTTTCCACTTTTGACTGAATCTTGCTGCAATCCAAGAAGAAACAATCATCATCAGATTATATAACAAGTGAAGCAACAAAATCCgtgattcaaaaaataatttggatcataatCCAAGcaatgttatacacaaaacgaaaaaaaatatatatatatatcacgaTTTTCACTTTGAGGCGATTGTGACAAAGATTGTTGACAAATActagttttcaaataggctctTTATGATatggaaaaattaaaatttgttatgtTTGCAAAAAAAAGCAGAATAATCAACttcattattcaaaaaataatcttCAATCCAAATAAAGCTAGAAAACAATCATATACCAaacgaaaaaagaaaaattacttCAATGAAGATTGTGATTGTGATAGAGATTATGACAAAATACCAATTTCAAAATAGGCTCGATATTTTCACAAAGATCCTTCCTGAATCCATCCATTATAATGTAATTATCATACAAGAATGTGGAGGAAAAGAAAATACCATTGTCTCAAGCTTATGTTGTTCATAAGCAGTATAAACCTCTTCAATGTATTCCCCAAAACCAAGAACCTAGCGAAAACCGACAGTAAAAAAGCTAGATATTGTTATGTATAACTTCCTCAAAGATTAAGATGATTGATGTTAAAAGGGTACAATTCTTTAGCATGAATGAAAGGAAGATATTTCATTTACCTCTAAAGCCTTGAGTACATGCTCTGGTgcaattgtttttttatctcCTCTATTGCAGACATCATTGGACTCGGATGATATGAGATTTATAAACTCTACAACAGTATAAAAGAAAGACCTGGTCAACAATGATATACATTATTTCTGagttattctaaaaaatagtattttcaaCAACATAATGCGCCCATCTGTTATTGCTTTTTATCATCTCGAAAAATCTACATTGTTGTGTTTATGAAAAATCATGAAAATAATCTGGAGTATGATCCAAAAAATtatcttttgaatttttaataatctGGAGTATGATCCAAAAATTATCCAAAAAgtctagaaaataatttgaattatgaactaaaaaatcatctttataccaaatgaaagccaaaaatcacaatataattattatcatgATCCAGAAACACTTTTTTTTCTGTCAAATGTATCGTCTGTGAATGTAGATACAGATGAGATCACATTTGGAAACTgaacttagtcaaaataaaaataaaaatcatctcCAATTTTAATTTTGGCAATTTTCAAAAAGTATAGTGATTGTGCAACTGCAagagattttgagaaaataccGATTTTCAAACAGGCTCAATAATCATCCTCGAGTTTAATCTAATAAGGAAAGCCTCAAATTGATAGATTAATAATCCATGAATGGTCAAGGTACTGAaatggcattcattcatttaaaGAACAAATTCAAAGTGCTTTACACCTACTCCTAGAAATGAAAAAACATAAACCTATAGAAGTCCAAAAACCATTGCTCAAAAAGGGAAATTGAAACACTgatgaaattatgaaaataaaaactaacaaGTCATAACTATTGCTCACCTACACAACATTCAATTAGAAGATCTTGAGCATCTCTTGCTACACGAACATCAGGTGGCAGCATCTCCTTGATGATCTTAGTCATGGTAGctgaaaaaaatatgaacttGTTATCTGACTAGAAGATTTAAGTCCATGGATTGAATACTTCATACATGAAGAATATATACAGTTTTGAATAACCTATCTAAAGGCAGAACTGGTGTagctataatataatatgttcaGCCAGAAATCCAGAATTACCTAAAGAAAAACTGATAATACGTGCAAGTGaaaacttcttttctttttctcgaaacaaataacattttcaAGACAAAGAAGTCAATAGAAACAACTAAAGATTcatcacaaattaattattaaattaatgattaatatgaATCTAGTAAAATTATGTTGCAATTAAACTTTAGTTCATATTTGATTTCTAACAGAAAGATCAAAGAGAAATTTTGAAGGATTTAAGAATCACTAAATCAAAACTTGATTGGAAGATCATAAACATCAAAAGAGAACCCAAAGTTGTTATGATCCAATTTGTAAGTTAGGAAGGTCTTGAGGGACTGGTTTTAATGAACAATATATAAAGTGGTGATAACAATAAGAGAAGCAGATGAGACAACTTCATTAGAGTAAGAATGATGCAGAAAGTTCATTgtggaaaaagaaaatcaaagcaTGTCTCTTAAATTCACACCTCAGGGAGGTATAACTGCGAAAATTCAAATAGCATGGCTTTGTAAAACGAGtagagaactagcatgacacccacaGTCATGGTCATCCGTTTCTATTCAAAGCTAACCCGTAACTTTTTGGTCTCTAAGGTTAGTCTTTCCACTGGGTCACCCTAGTGGGGGTTAAAACAAGTAGTTAAGTGTTGTGATGAACAATTCATGTTCATCATCTCCCAACACAGATGTCTGTAAAGAACTAAAGAGAAAATATGCATGGAAATCAAAACCAAAAATTCCAACTTTCATTTAACAGTTAACACTAACATAAACGAAAATAGTTTTGTTAAACCTTTGGGAAGTGAAGCATCTTCTTTTGTCTTCCCCACAATGTCCATTGGATCCATGGTTGACCTACAAAAGATATAAAAGAAAACAAGGAATATACATAAGAATCCGGCAACGAAGTTAATAAATCCAGACATGCACCGATCAATCATCCTATATTATACATCTTACAGTTACAGATCTATAAAATTTCGTTGACCTAAAAGATCGAAAAAGGAATAgctaaaaattaaacaaaattgttTACTTACCGATGCCGTATATGTACAAAATCTTGGATCTAACAAGAACAAAGACTAAGATGAATCAAATCAAACGATCAATCAGCAGAAGTATtcataaataaagaaaataaagtagCAAGGATTGGAACGGGAGTTTGCAGGCGATTAGGGCATTTTGTCTCCGCCGGGAGTTTCGCCATGGGCCCGCCTATTTCTGTGAAGTAAAAAGTGgaggaattttttttatttattattactaaaattaaattaatcaattctgttatttaatttatatattttaatataataactaggaaaattcatacatataaataaaaatttaaacaaaaaaaaattttaaaaattataatatatattttaatgtttaaaattcttaataaattataaataatatattaaaataaaaaatagaatactctcatttcacattttattcatttcgataaaacaacttattttctcacatatttttttcaatgaacctctcatctcgtttcggttaatcaaatatttgatatatatttttttaactactCTCAATTATTACCGACTTATTATCCAAACCACATTTCAATCTCACTTGGTTAAagtgttatatttgtttatacataaccgttttaaatttatggacgggtcaacccacaatccgacctaagtatcaatttactctctcatatatatatatatatatatatatatatatatattcaaattaactacaagtctcgacccgacaatctatatactttcaaaattaagcatcattatttatatatagatttgaaaaATATGTCATTGACAATCAGACACCACTTCAATTAAGGAAATTTGACGAATGACCCAGACAATGACAGACTCTTCTAAGGAAAAAACGCTTATAAAGTTTGCAAAAATGAACGAAAATATATGACCTGTTTGCAAAAATGATCTCGCGTGATGCAAATTTTTGCAAATATTATCAAGTCATGTGAGgtcattttttcaaatattatcaGTCACGCGAggtaattttgtaaatattatcgCGTCATGTGAGATCATTTTTACAAACATTATCAGGTTATACCTTCACGTCGCGCGAATGAGTATTTTCGTTTTTAGATAGGCcgaaaatgtcattttttacAAAACTTTATTGGGCTTTGGTCATTcccaacaaataattattagagttatttcgtcaaatttcccttcaATTATAGTGTAATAGTCATTTTGCAACCTCTGCACAAATTTCTTCATAATCAAAACTCTTGTGAATAACATTAGACAATAATTTGAGATTTATTCTTTTTCGATGTATCCATCAGATTGTTGTGTTCCCTCTGCCGACATCAAGTCTAAGGAAGAACGAAATTCGATCaaggagaagaaaaaaaaaggatcAAACTAGTGAAATGTCAATATATGGCACTATGTATAGGTGAATAGCAAATCCAAGCCAAGCCAAACCAAATAGTAACATTTAGGAATATCTCTATGGCATTCCACAATTTATTCACAAACTTTAACCCTAAACTCTTTATAGCCCAATTCGACCCATAACAAAAGTAAGTCTAGAGCCTCTACTTTCATGCACTATCATCTATACAAAACATAGTACACCTCTAACCACGCTTTATAGTAAGTAGCAAAGAAAGAGAACTCTTAATgaccatatataataatatttaaaaaaaaacatatacatACAACAAACTACCAAAGAAAAACATGGATGTCAAATTATCAGCAAGATTTAATCAGAACAAATTTCTTTGGTATGATCCTTCTTCCTCGTCTTCGAGCTCTGCTTCTGCACAGACTTCTGGTTTGGCTCCACAAGATTCAACCGCGACATAACATAAGCCAACAACTCCTCCCGATGGGAGAAAGTAAAATCCAAATGCGCATACTCAAACTCATTATAAGTAACCTCCTGCACGCCTGCACTCTTCATCAAATCATGATGAAATTTCACCATCGATGGTCTCACAACCTTATCTTTCCGCCCAGCAACAAGATCAACAGGAAAATCAATCAGCCCATAATACTCCCCCAAATCCAAAGGTTCAGGCGATCCATAAGCCTTCATATTAGCAGATTTGCTTCCGTAATCGAACATTATAAACCTGCCAGCCCGTTTCATCTGAGCTAAATGATGAGCCACCTGAAACGAAACTCCTGGCATGTCGTTCATGTTATAGTGTGGCAATCCAATTACTCCAATCCAGTTCGAACTGTCGCCGCCAACGATATAACTGACTAAGGTTTGAACGAGTCCTCCTAAGGCAGGGTAGTTGTGGAAGTCGCGAGCCAACTTGTTTAGAAGCATCCGGAAGAATCTTGTGGGGATGTAGAAAGCCGGGACAATGGGTGCTATGATTGGGGTAATGAGGAGGAGGAGGTATTGGACGACAGTGAAGACTACTGTAGAATCGTGATGAAAACCTGCTGGAGAGAGTAGGATTAATCTCGCTAGCCTGTGAGGCTTTTCTTCTATTCGACGAGTGATGACATACATAAGCATGGCAGCCCCACCCAGGCTGTGACAAATGGCACAAAGTTTGTAAGGTTGTTTTTCGGTGTTGGTATCATCTTCTACTACTTGATCGGGATGTATCAACTTCAACTCTGCCGTCTTCACTTCGTGAATTTTCTCGATCATTGCTGGTACATCTTCTGTACCATGCTCGTTAATGGAGTAATGCCAATACCTGAGAATGTTTTTAGTTAAAACTAGAGTGGAGAATTGTAATGGAACTCTGCCTTACAAACTCGTTTTAATTCCTCAACTTTCATGAGACTCCTTTTGCTTCCTATACTTTTTAAAATGACTCAAACTACTCAATGccttgtttttttatatacacAATTATTGCAAAAATATTCTCTGTTTCTAAATTGCATATCAAGATAATATTGGACCCATTTGGAAACTTTTCTGGATCTTCTAAACCTGGATGCAGATCTAGATTAGAAACCTTCACTATTTGACAGaaaaaatgtttctaaataaatttattaacggTTTCTTATCTAGATTTTGGAACCGCAGCCAGAAAGGTTTCCAAATGAAACATTAATAAAGTTAACCAAAAATACATGATGGCAAGAAGagtcattttaaaaatacatgaaACCAGTTTTCAGCCCACATGTGTTTTG includes:
- the LOC124941931 gene encoding protein Dr1 homolog, coding for MDPMDIVGKTKEDASLPKATMTKIIKEMLPPDVRVARDAQDLLIECCVEFINLISSESNDVCNRGDKKTIAPEHVLKALEVLGFGEYIEEVYTAYEQHKLETMQDSVKSGKWNNVADMTEEQALAEQQRMFAEARARMNSGVAIPPKQALEPEALAPAPAPAEVPEISKTNETSV